The DNA segment TCTAGACTCATACCCCAGCCCCACCAGAATTCACTGGGCCTTCCCAGATGTGGAAGAAGAGGAGCTCAGGTTAGCAGTCCTGGTCTGAGCTCTTAGGACAAGAACTTCCCTGTGCAGTTGGCCAGGTTGTACACTGCACTTTTACTTCTTTGTGCATGGCATTGGACGGGCCGTGGTCCAGGGTTTGTCAGACTCACCAAAGACTTTTTCTTAAGATTCTAgcacggagttcctgtcttggcgcagtggttaacgaatctgactaggaaccatgaggttgcgggttcgatccctggccttgctcagtgggttaaggatctggcattgccatgagctgtggtgtaggttgcagacgcggctcggaccctgcgttgctgtggctctggcacaggctggtggctacagctccgattagactcctagcctgggaacctccatatgccacgggagcggcccaagaaatggcaaaaagaccaaaaaaaaaaaaaaagattctagtaCCCAGCCCTTTAGGTTGTCTGTGTAGCTCCATCTagccattttccagatgaagagactgagactTGGTTAAAGGAATCAACCAGAGGGAATAGGTTTTCTGGTGGGGTGGGAAGCCACGGAGAGGGAGGGCTCTAACAGCCCAGGTGGGAGTGGGGCTTCTTCTGGGCTTTGTGCCACAAACCCCAAGGAGATGGGGCAAATGAGCTGACTcctccccaccctaccccctTCCAGCACCAGCAGCAGGTCTTGGGAGCCATCGAGAGGGCTAAGCAGGTCACTGCACCTGAGCTGAACTCCATCATCCGAGTATGTCTGgggtcttgggggtggggtggggggttgaccTTTGGGCCTGAGGTGGCTAACTCTCCACTTCCTCtgccctgcagcagcagctccaagcccaccagctgtcccagctgcagGCTCTGGCCCTGCCTCTGACCCCACTGCCTGTGGGGCTGCAGCCCCCTTCGCTGCCAGCGGTTAGCGCAGGCACCGGTCTCCTCTCGCTGTCGGCACTGGGCTCCCAGGCCCACCTCTCCAAGGAAGACAAGAATGGGCATGATGGTGACACCCACCAGGAGGACGACGGCGAGAAGTCGGATTAGTGGGGAgctgggatggggtgggtgggtgggaacaaagggagacagacacagagagagaggaatgtTCAGCGCAAGACACAGTATAGCTCGGGTTATTGGCTAAACTCTGGTAGTATTTATGGTAGCCGCCTGCTGGGGCCCTCGCCCTGCTTGTGTGCCACCCCCTGGCTTTGCTCCTACACCCAGCTCccagcttccctcctcccctgcagCCTGAATGGGTGCATACCTGCTCATACCACAGATGAGGCAAGCTGAGGCCTGGAGGCGCCTGCGGGAGGCCAGGTCAGAGGGAGCAAAACCTCAAGAGGTCCAACACCCCCTGCACTTCCCCGATTCTTCGCACATGTGTAACTGACAGTCTGCCCACTGGGCCCTTCCAGGCACACCTGGCCTCCCACCCTGGCACTGCATGCAAACACAATGCTAGctgcccctccccgccctggGCGCCCCAgtctccccctcccacccactcACCCTCTGCTAGTTCCCAACACCCACTTGGGCCTCTCCCCTTGCCCACAAAAGAAAGAGGGGCCAGGAGAAGCCACCTTAGCCCGGACAGCAGGGTGGGGCGGGCAACCCAGATTTCCCTTTCTCCCCTTCCCGAATAAAGATGAGGGTACTCAAGttgtcttggtttttatttttattttttttcctttttccagtaTACtagcttgtctttttaaaaaagggatattaaaaaaaaaagacataaaaatgttgaaaaaaaaaaagcaacacccaCACCTGTGTCTGTATATAGCCTTTTTAGACTGTCAGCTTTTGTTGTGTTCAGTCGTTTGATCTCTACGAAGAGAAGTGAAAATGCTGTATCGAGGGTGGGCTTAGCTGTGCCTTTCAAATAAAGATGTGAGAAGGTTGGTTGCCGTGTTCCTGCTTCTGTGTTGCGGGCTGCTCCGAGGTGCCCCCCTTCCCAGGGTAGGAGAGGGCTCCCTTCAAGTCTGATCCCTCCTGCTCTGTTCTAAGATGGATATCTAGAGTCCTACCTGAATCCTATTTGTAAATGTAGTCTTACTCCTGAACTTGATTCCTTGCCCAGAGAGGGGCAGCGAGAGGCCCTAGGTCACACAGCATGGCCTAGGTGCTTGAGGTCTAGCTAGCTGTTTTATCAGGCCAAGGGGCTTGGAAAAGCTAAGGGGTTGCTGAGCCCCAGACCAGAGGGCTCCTAAACACATCCTTTACTCTTGGAGACGAAAGATGTTGAGACTGAACTGGCCGCGCGTGCGCGtgcactcatacacacacacacaccacctttATTCCATATCAAAGACCACAGACCCCCAGCTGGACCTCAAACCTCCCAAGGATCACTTGGAGCCCACCCTCATTCCCTGCATCCAAGCTAGACCACTCCAGGGaagccagaaggaagagagatgcCCCTGGCATTTGAGTAGAGAACTTCAGGCTGCTCACCAAAGATGTGGGGCTGGtgcagggggagggtgggggcagtcATCTTGACTTTGTAAGACCTTTGCAAAGTCAGCATGGCATAGAAATCCCACATTCGTGGAACCGGGAGCACAGAGAAGTCCAAGGAATTATCACATGCCTGCCCATTCCAGTGGGTTCTCCTGGGGATCAAGGGcacagggagggagaaagggaggggcaATGATGGACTGCTGGCCTCAGGGAAAAGGTCTCTTATCCCTAAGAAGAGAACGATGAGGTGGAGAGGGGCCAGAGGGACTCTCCTGCTgggtcccacccctcccccaccgcagCTAAAGCACCTCCAAACATGTGAGTGTGTTGGGATCACTCCCTGCTTGTTTTGAAATGCAGAACTCATCTCTGCCACCTGTGTAAATCGTTACATTGCCCTCAGATCTCTCTTTGGCACCAGACAATTCCCCCTGGATTTGGATGCTGAATCCGTCCCACAGAAATGCCACAAGGGTGTTTAGAGCAGCTGTAGTTACTCATCatggccccaaactggaaactaccAGCTCTCCACCAGGAGCACAATGGGTATGCTGTGACCTTAGGCATCCctgtggaatattatgcagtcaGGAAAAAACCAGCAACCACCGCACTCAACACAATGCATCTTCTTACACACAAAACGATAAACAAAAGAAGCCAGGTACAAAAGAGCTTATGCtatgtaattccatttatat comes from the Phacochoerus africanus isolate WHEZ1 chromosome 4, ROS_Pafr_v1, whole genome shotgun sequence genome and includes:
- the TLE5 gene encoding TLE family member 5: MMFPQSRHSGSSHLPQQLKFTTSDSCDRIKDEFQLLQAQYHSLKLECDKLASEKSEMQRHYVMYYEMSYGLNIEMHKQAEIVKRLNGICAQVLPYLSQEHQQQVLGAIERAKQVTAPELNSIIRQQLQAHQLSQLQALALPLTPLPVGLQPPSLPAVSAGTGLLSLSALGSQAHLSKEDKNGHDGDTHQEDDGEKSD